The following proteins come from a genomic window of Lachnoclostridium phytofermentans ISDg:
- a CDS encoding ABC transporter permease: MMNEIQQNKNSNLGTNFRGWKSVYSFTFKQATNGVGFKVVTALIALLIIAGFILMNVLVAKPKNEDEIKPSNITSVYVLDQSGIATADYESLMKQFSPLVFGNTKFIIMETGERTGVIQSARDDSPTTIAVSITKNEDGYLIEGLIPEGSSIKESDSSKLLEAMKQCFETNKLMQAGLSVTQLTTALKPMNSVITEVGEDNNPTTFVIKMIAPMIFGLLLYFMLLLHGQTISKEVSTEKTSKLMETLLTSVHPYAMITGKVLAISSIAILQFLTWVISVFIGLYGGNAVAHAIYPEYENTAITIINFLKDNVGESAFSLPAVIIAILVFCVGFLFYCVLAGLAGCMVTRPEDAASTQGVFVFPIVISWMVCYFASAAGNEGVLRIARYIPFTTPFCVPVDLITGTIGIAQGIAAFLLLVIFSVLVIMMAARIYRGLVLYNGQKLNLKTMFQVLRAKQ, translated from the coding sequence ATGATGAATGAGATACAACAAAATAAGAATTCCAACCTAGGCACAAACTTTCGAGGATGGAAATCTGTATATAGTTTTACATTTAAACAGGCTACAAATGGTGTTGGATTTAAGGTAGTAACAGCACTAATTGCGTTATTGATTATCGCTGGCTTCATTTTAATGAATGTACTTGTAGCAAAGCCAAAAAATGAAGATGAAATAAAACCGTCTAATATTACAAGCGTTTATGTATTAGATCAAAGCGGAATTGCTACGGCTGATTATGAAAGTTTGATGAAACAGTTTTCACCGCTGGTCTTTGGAAATACTAAATTTATAATAATGGAGACAGGGGAGCGCACGGGAGTAATACAAAGTGCAAGAGATGATTCTCCTACCACCATTGCAGTAAGTATTACGAAGAACGAAGACGGTTATCTAATTGAAGGATTGATACCGGAGGGCTCTTCTATTAAGGAATCCGATTCTTCAAAACTACTTGAAGCTATGAAGCAATGCTTTGAAACAAACAAGTTAATGCAAGCAGGACTTTCTGTCACTCAATTAACTACAGCATTAAAACCAATGAATTCTGTGATTACGGAAGTAGGTGAGGATAATAATCCAACTACATTTGTTATAAAAATGATAGCACCTATGATATTTGGATTATTACTTTACTTTATGTTGTTGTTACATGGTCAGACAATCAGTAAAGAAGTGTCAACAGAGAAAACTTCAAAGTTAATGGAAACTTTATTAACCTCTGTTCATCCATATGCGATGATAACTGGTAAGGTGCTGGCAATTTCATCAATCGCTATTTTACAGTTCTTAACTTGGGTTATTTCTGTATTTATAGGATTGTATGGAGGTAATGCAGTTGCCCATGCTATCTATCCAGAGTATGAGAATACTGCAATCACAATTATCAATTTCTTGAAGGATAATGTTGGTGAATCCGCATTCTCATTACCTGCAGTGATTATAGCTATTTTAGTATTCTGCGTTGGTTTCTTATTCTATTGTGTATTAGCAGGACTTGCGGGATGTATGGTTACAAGACCAGAAGATGCAGCTAGTACGCAGGGAGTGTTTGTGTTTCCGATTGTAATCAGCTGGATGGTATGCTATTTTGCATCAGCTGCTGGGAATGAAGGCGTACTAAGAATTGCAAGATATATTCCATTCACAACACCGTTTTGTGTTCCGGTGGATTTAATTACTGGCACGATTGGAATCGCACAGGGAATTGCTGCATTCTTACTTTTAGTAATATTCTCAGTCTTGGTTATTATGATGGCTGCAAGAATCTATCGTGGATTAGTGTTATACAATGGTCAAAAATTAAATTTAAAAACAATGTTTCAGGTGTTAAGAGCAAAACAATAA
- a CDS encoding ABC transporter ATP-binding protein has translation MLKKVFKSTPQMIVALFFAAFNSLLEGIVTVKMMGLIDYAIAGDLELLKQKIPPLLIFALTLLPVGILTSITKAWYKKDANLAIKMHYVRGVFKKNISEFQKENTANYISRLTNDCNTIDKNFIDGIYTVFQGIANFFVGIWIISTVSPWMIFLSLIIMVANVIIGAVMRKPLERNYKERSDMFDGYTSYIKEVLSAFHIVKSNNLQEKVTKDYYEKSEEIQKKGYHIEKMMTFINGAQHLTMNTSMYGILCILGYLTIQGKITAGGLLIVAQGIQKLAWPLFMLSEALPKVFTSKSLSVKIGDSLKNSDTYEENLSMSDFEDHIVLQDVEFQYEDEIDSKKILTNVNLNIKKNGKYLIVGPSGGGKSTLLKLLRKYFAPTSGNILIDGKPLRDVKKEDYFSMIANVEQQVFIFQDTLRNNITLYKSYSEEEIGAAIEAAGLTSFVQSLPDGLDTMIYDNGRNISGGERSRVVIARAMLTKASILFMDEAFASLDMERAREIEQTILKLKDITVINVSHVVFRDTKKQYDGVFTVKGTVKPLLGQE, from the coding sequence ATGTTAAAAAAAGTATTTAAAAGTACGCCGCAGATGATAGTTGCTCTTTTCTTTGCTGCCTTTAATAGCTTATTAGAGGGTATTGTTACTGTAAAAATGATGGGGCTTATCGATTATGCAATAGCGGGAGATTTAGAACTCTTAAAGCAAAAGATACCTCCTCTTCTGATTTTTGCACTCACTCTTTTACCTGTAGGGATTTTAACATCGATTACAAAAGCATGGTATAAAAAAGATGCAAATTTAGCAATCAAGATGCATTATGTAAGGGGAGTATTTAAGAAAAATATTTCGGAATTTCAAAAAGAAAATACCGCAAATTATATTTCAAGACTAACCAATGACTGTAATACAATTGATAAAAACTTTATTGATGGAATCTATACCGTGTTCCAGGGTATTGCTAACTTTTTCGTTGGAATATGGATTATCTCTACAGTAAGTCCATGGATGATTTTCCTCTCCCTTATCATTATGGTAGCAAATGTTATTATAGGCGCTGTTATGCGTAAACCATTAGAACGCAATTACAAAGAACGTTCTGATATGTTTGATGGGTACACCTCTTATATCAAAGAAGTATTATCCGCTTTTCATATTGTAAAGAGTAACAATTTACAGGAGAAAGTAACGAAGGACTATTATGAAAAGAGTGAAGAGATTCAAAAGAAAGGGTATCATATCGAAAAAATGATGACCTTTATCAATGGTGCACAACATCTAACCATGAATACGTCAATGTATGGTATTTTATGCATCTTAGGATATCTTACGATTCAAGGGAAAATTACAGCAGGTGGTTTATTAATAGTAGCTCAGGGAATTCAAAAACTTGCTTGGCCATTGTTTATGCTAAGTGAAGCCTTACCAAAGGTGTTTACTTCAAAGTCACTTAGTGTAAAAATCGGTGATAGTCTAAAAAATTCGGATACTTACGAAGAAAACTTATCGATGTCAGATTTTGAGGACCATATTGTATTACAAGATGTAGAGTTTCAGTATGAAGACGAGATCGATAGTAAGAAAATTTTAACAAATGTGAATTTAAACATTAAGAAAAATGGGAAGTATTTAATTGTAGGCCCTAGTGGAGGAGGAAAATCTACGCTACTAAAACTTCTTCGAAAGTATTTTGCTCCAACAAGTGGGAATATTCTAATAGATGGAAAGCCACTTCGTGATGTGAAGAAGGAAGATTATTTTTCAATGATAGCAAATGTAGAACAACAGGTTTTTATCTTTCAGGATACCTTAAGAAACAATATCACCCTTTATAAATCATATAGTGAAGAAGAAATTGGGGCTGCGATAGAAGCAGCTGGACTTACTTCATTTGTTCAGAGCTTACCGGATGGATTAGACACTATGATTTATGATAATGGACGAAATATCTCTGGTGGAGAGCGAAGCCGAGTTGTAATAGCAAGGGCAATGTTAACCAAAGCAAGTATTTTATTTATGGATGAAGCGTTTGCTTCTCTTGATATGGAACGGGCTAGAGAGATAGAACAGACGATTCTTAAACTAAAAGATATCACTGTGATCAATGTTAGCCACGTAGTTTTTAGAGATACCAAGAAACAATACGATGGTGTATTCACAGTGAAGGGTACAGTCAAACCGTTACTCGGTCAAGAGTAA
- a CDS encoding LacI family DNA-binding transcriptional regulator, protein MKKRVTIAEIAKRCNTSIGTVDRALNNRNGIHSETKEFILQTAKEMGYQTNPIAGALSRKKSIRLGIVYCENHAEFYDYVTRGIEQAAKELQFYGVEVTQWKTLNISWEEQLALLESIDIKEYDGFAINSAGMKTDAMINRMVELGIPVLTFNTDAPATNRFCYIGTNARGAGNLAGELIGKLMGQEGKVAALGSFLATNSFIERFIGFYEVIQREYPNITLCPHSECFNDTQSAYYETLRVIKENPDIKALYITGSSGTVGALEAMKELGRKDIILVGYDITKTTIQALKDGWCTAVLYQDPYFQGYQAVKVLAKHILEGFVPRTPLLTVDTKIMMKYNLEECGNTALFLS, encoded by the coding sequence ATGAAGAAAAGAGTTACCATAGCTGAAATAGCGAAGAGGTGCAATACTTCTATTGGTACAGTAGATCGTGCTTTGAATAATCGTAATGGGATTCATTCAGAGACGAAAGAATTCATCTTGCAGACTGCCAAAGAGATGGGGTATCAGACAAACCCAATTGCAGGAGCATTAAGCCGTAAGAAATCGATACGCCTAGGGATAGTCTATTGTGAAAATCATGCTGAATTTTATGACTATGTTACCAGGGGAATTGAACAGGCGGCAAAAGAATTGCAGTTTTATGGAGTTGAAGTTACTCAGTGGAAAACATTGAATATATCATGGGAAGAACAGCTTGCATTGTTGGAATCTATTGATATAAAAGAATATGATGGTTTTGCTATCAACTCTGCAGGTATGAAAACGGATGCTATGATTAATCGGATGGTAGAATTGGGGATACCTGTATTGACTTTTAATACAGATGCACCGGCTACCAATCGTTTTTGTTATATAGGTACGAATGCCAGAGGAGCAGGCAACTTAGCAGGTGAGCTAATTGGAAAACTAATGGGACAAGAAGGAAAAGTCGCAGCGCTAGGTAGTTTTTTAGCAACGAACTCCTTCATTGAACGTTTTATAGGGTTTTATGAAGTTATTCAACGAGAATATCCCAATATAACACTTTGTCCACATTCAGAGTGTTTTAATGACACCCAAAGTGCCTATTATGAGACACTACGTGTGATAAAGGAGAACCCAGATATAAAGGCATTATACATAACTGGTTCTTCTGGTACAGTAGGCGCACTTGAGGCAATGAAAGAACTTGGAAGAAAAGATATTATATTAGTGGGTTATGATATTACGAAAACTACGATTCAAGCATTAAAGGACGGGTGGTGTACTGCTGTTTTATATCAAGATCCTTATTTTCAAGGATATCAAGCAGTGAAAGTATTAGCGAAACATATCTTAGAAGGTTTTGTTCCAAGAACACCATTGTTGACTGTAGATACCAAAATTATGATGAAATATAATTTAGAAGAATGTGGGAATACCGCATTGTTTTTATCATAA
- the uxuA gene encoding mannonate dehydratase codes for MKMTFRWYGEGNDSITLKQIKQIPGCSGLMGVIDQYAAGEVWEESVIAEYVEHVHKAGLEVEVIESVNVHEDIKLGLPSRELYIENYIKTIRNLAKHGIKVIVYNFMPVLDWLRTDLARVIEEDGSNSLYYDEEELLGLTPLQIVENTSKSSNGFTLPGWEPERLKELENVLALYKNIDPDKLRENYKYFLEKVIPVCEECGVKMAVHPDDPAWPIFGLPRIAHSEELFDKILELYDSESHTICLCTGSLGSNPENNIPEIIRHFGGKNRVGCFHVRNVKYLGYRKFRESSHLSSDGSLDMFEIMKAIHETAPDTYIRPDHGRMIWDEVGRPGYGLYDRALGIAYLNGIWEALEKSSK; via the coding sequence ATGAAGATGACATTTCGTTGGTATGGAGAAGGGAACGATAGTATTACATTAAAGCAAATCAAGCAGATTCCTGGATGTAGTGGGTTAATGGGAGTAATTGATCAATACGCAGCCGGAGAAGTTTGGGAAGAGTCCGTAATTGCTGAGTACGTAGAACATGTTCACAAAGCAGGTCTTGAAGTTGAAGTAATCGAAAGTGTCAATGTACATGAAGATATTAAGTTAGGTCTTCCTAGCAGAGAACTTTATATAGAGAATTACATCAAAACTATTAGAAATCTTGCAAAACATGGAATTAAAGTTATTGTTTATAATTTTATGCCAGTACTTGACTGGTTAAGAACTGACTTGGCACGTGTCATTGAAGAAGATGGCTCCAATTCTTTATACTATGATGAAGAAGAATTATTAGGCTTAACTCCACTTCAAATTGTGGAGAATACTAGCAAAAGCTCAAATGGTTTCACTCTTCCAGGTTGGGAACCAGAACGCTTGAAAGAATTAGAGAATGTTCTAGCATTATATAAAAATATCGATCCTGATAAATTAAGAGAAAATTATAAATATTTCTTAGAAAAAGTAATTCCAGTATGTGAAGAGTGTGGTGTTAAGATGGCAGTTCACCCAGATGATCCTGCATGGCCAATCTTTGGATTACCTAGAATTGCTCATTCCGAGGAGTTATTCGATAAAATCCTTGAGTTATATGATAGTGAAAGCCATACAATTTGTCTCTGTACAGGATCTTTAGGATCAAATCCAGAGAATAATATACCAGAAATCATTCGCCATTTTGGGGGTAAAAACCGTGTGGGATGCTTCCATGTACGTAATGTTAAGTATTTAGGATATCGTAAGTTTAGAGAAAGTTCTCACTTATCCAGTGATGGTTCTCTAGATATGTTCGAGATTATGAAGGCAATTCATGAGACAGCTCCTGATACTTATATCCGCCCTGACCATGGACGTATGATCTGGGATGAAGTAGGTAGACCAGGATACGGATTATACGATAGAGCACTAGGTATCGCATACTTAAACGGTATTTGGGAAGCATTAGAGAAATCAAGCAAATAA
- a CDS encoding mannitol dehydrogenase family protein, which produces MKLNRKEILEQKENFQKADIKLPTFDYDKVKEDTMKEPTWLHFGAGNIFRAFPAALQQKLLEEGIEKKGIIVAEGYDYEIIDKLFTPHDNLSLLVTLKANGSIEKNVIGSIVESLRVDEAFVEDKQRLKEIFCSPSLQMVSFTITEKGYQVNKSNGEVIPDIAKDFEAGPEKAKSYLGKLTALCYERYLAGKLPFSLVSMDNCSHNGDKLYAAVDTFAKEWEERKLVEEGFVSYIENPELVAFPWSMIDKITPRPDESVKKMLLEVGFDDVEDVITSKNTYVAPFVNAEEAEYLVIEDAFPNGRPDLSKAGVIFTDKETVDKVEKMKVCTCLNPLHTGLAVFGCLLGYTKISEEMKDNDLVRLVEGLGYVEGLPVVVDPKIMEPKDFIDTVIRVRIPNPFMPDTPQRIATDTSQKLSIRFGETIKAYQKKEGTPVRSLKLIPLVQAAWVRYLLGVNDEGEKFEVSPDPYYEDLKKILDGIELGKALPQTFQISDILTRKDIFGVDLYEVGLGELVEEYFTKMLEGKGAVRKTLKETLDK; this is translated from the coding sequence ATGAAGTTAAATAGAAAAGAAATCTTAGAGCAAAAAGAAAATTTTCAAAAAGCTGATATTAAACTTCCTACCTTTGATTATGATAAAGTGAAGGAAGACACAATGAAAGAGCCGACTTGGTTACATTTTGGGGCCGGTAATATTTTTCGTGCATTTCCAGCTGCATTACAGCAAAAACTTCTTGAAGAAGGAATTGAAAAGAAGGGTATCATAGTTGCTGAAGGATATGATTATGAAATTATCGACAAACTATTTACACCACATGATAATTTAAGTCTTTTAGTTACCTTAAAAGCAAATGGATCTATTGAAAAGAACGTGATTGGCAGTATTGTTGAGTCATTACGTGTTGATGAAGCATTTGTAGAAGATAAGCAAAGATTAAAGGAAATCTTTTGTTCTCCTTCCCTTCAGATGGTTAGTTTTACAATAACTGAAAAAGGATATCAGGTAAATAAAAGTAACGGTGAAGTGATACCAGATATCGCAAAAGATTTTGAGGCAGGCCCTGAGAAAGCGAAGAGTTATCTTGGTAAACTAACAGCTCTTTGTTATGAGAGATATCTTGCAGGTAAGTTACCATTTTCTCTTGTAAGTATGGATAACTGTTCCCATAACGGAGATAAGCTTTATGCTGCAGTAGATACATTTGCAAAGGAATGGGAAGAAAGAAAATTAGTAGAAGAAGGATTTGTTTCCTATATTGAAAATCCTGAGCTTGTTGCATTCCCATGGAGTATGATTGATAAAATCACACCTCGTCCTGATGAGAGTGTAAAGAAGATGCTATTAGAAGTTGGATTTGATGATGTTGAAGATGTCATTACTAGTAAAAATACTTATGTTGCACCATTCGTAAATGCGGAAGAGGCAGAGTATCTAGTAATTGAAGATGCATTCCCTAACGGAAGACCTGATTTATCAAAAGCAGGCGTTATCTTTACTGACAAAGAAACAGTAGATAAAGTTGAAAAAATGAAAGTTTGTACTTGCCTTAACCCACTTCATACAGGTCTTGCAGTATTTGGATGTTTACTTGGATATACAAAGATCAGTGAAGAAATGAAAGATAATGATTTAGTACGTCTTGTTGAAGGCCTTGGATATGTTGAGGGACTTCCGGTAGTAGTAGATCCAAAGATCATGGAACCAAAAGACTTTATCGACACTGTAATTAGGGTTAGAATTCCAAATCCTTTTATGCCAGACACTCCACAGCGTATTGCAACTGATACAAGCCAAAAGCTTTCCATACGATTTGGAGAGACCATCAAAGCTTATCAGAAGAAGGAAGGTACACCAGTTCGTAGCTTAAAACTCATCCCATTAGTACAAGCAGCATGGGTTAGATATTTACTTGGTGTTAATGATGAGGGAGAAAAGTTTGAAGTAAGTCCTGATCCATATTATGAGGATTTAAAGAAGATTTTAGATGGCATCGAATTAGGAAAAGCACTTCCACAAACTTTCCAAATTTCCGACATCTTAACCCGTAAAGATATCTTTGGGGTAGATTTATATGAGGTTGGTTTAGGCGAGTTAGTAGAAGAATACTTTACTAAAATGCTTGAAGGTAAAGGTGCTGTTAGAAAAACTCTTAAGGAAACTTTAGATAAATAG
- a CDS encoding ABC transporter permease codes for MKKSNVTGWKDVFTFTLTQTLKSKAFIVSFVLFIVLASISMPVLSMIMNKDTKVEDGTNPIQKVYINDNVAWSNGGFLPTLSQENLKHIKFEALTEDYDTVVNRIEQEENTSVIVNIVETETTFQLDSIKASTGDVKESNVQTLSGALLEAFDAYRINQLGITSEQLAMIQANVSTSVTLADRNGNAVITEDTSISNSQYWFIYGILFLVMMVNIMASSQIASSIVSEKSSKVLEYLLTSVKPLAIMIGKILAMLTAVILQFAATIVCVLISNTVTTKVFSSTGENMISKYLPSGIFDNINPLNIILCLAVVILGMIFYATLAGLAGATASRIEEASESLMLFTFSNLIGAYIGMGAAGVLMASGTNGFVTFALLFPLSSPFLLPGAMFVGKVSVGLSILSIVLLVIFMILLFKFVAKVYETLILHSGNRIGLKELVKISKNV; via the coding sequence ATGAAGAAAAGTAATGTAACTGGTTGGAAAGACGTCTTTACTTTTACCTTAACTCAAACCTTAAAGAGCAAGGCGTTTATTGTAAGTTTTGTTTTATTTATTGTTTTAGCTTCCATTTCTATGCCTGTACTTTCAATGATAATGAATAAGGATACTAAGGTAGAGGATGGTACAAATCCAATACAAAAAGTCTATATTAATGATAATGTTGCTTGGTCTAATGGTGGTTTTTTACCAACACTTAGTCAGGAAAACTTAAAACATATTAAGTTTGAAGCACTTACGGAAGATTATGATACCGTTGTGAATCGCATCGAGCAGGAAGAAAATACATCTGTCATTGTTAACATTGTAGAAACAGAGACAACCTTTCAACTTGACTCTATAAAGGCAAGTACGGGAGATGTAAAAGAGTCTAATGTGCAGACATTAAGCGGGGCTTTGTTAGAGGCATTTGATGCATATCGAATCAATCAATTAGGAATTACTAGTGAACAATTAGCCATGATTCAAGCAAATGTTTCAACCTCTGTTACGTTAGCGGATAGGAATGGAAATGCAGTGATAACGGAAGATACTTCCATATCGAACTCTCAATATTGGTTTATTTACGGTATTTTGTTTCTTGTTATGATGGTTAATATCATGGCAAGTTCCCAGATAGCGTCTTCCATTGTTTCTGAAAAGTCATCTAAGGTATTGGAATATCTATTAACTTCCGTGAAACCACTTGCTATTATGATCGGTAAAATTTTAGCAATGCTTACTGCGGTGATATTGCAATTTGCCGCGACTATTGTTTGCGTATTAATTTCTAATACCGTTACTACAAAAGTATTTTCATCAACTGGAGAAAATATGATTTCAAAATATCTACCATCTGGAATCTTTGATAATATCAATCCGTTAAATATTATCTTATGTCTAGCTGTAGTAATTCTTGGAATGATTTTTTATGCTACCCTTGCTGGGCTCGCCGGTGCTACTGCAAGCCGTATCGAGGAGGCTAGTGAAAGTTTAATGTTATTTACCTTTTCGAACCTTATCGGTGCTTACATCGGTATGGGGGCAGCAGGTGTGTTAATGGCTAGTGGTACGAATGGTTTTGTAACATTTGCTTTATTATTCCCATTATCTTCCCCGTTCTTATTACCTGGAGCGATGTTTGTAGGAAAGGTATCGGTTGGGTTATCAATACTATCCATAGTCCTTCTAGTAATTTTTATGATCTTACTATTTAAATTTGTAGCAAAAGTATATGAAACATTAATCCTTCATAGTGGAAATAGAATCGGTTTGAAGGAACTAGTTAAGATTTCTAAAAATGTATAG
- a CDS encoding ABC transporter ATP-binding protein → MSLQVQNLMKKYGDKVVVEDLSFEITKPGVYALLGTNGAGKTTSLRIILGMLAHDGGKVLWNGAPLDPVKANVGYLAEERGLYPKYSLLDQLLYFAKLKNVPKKTAMDRIKYWSDRLQVNEYVFPPKMKGKKSKANRADQLSKGNQQKIQLMAALISDPKLIILDEPLSGLDPVNTDLFKSIIREQIAQDKYLIMSSHQMPTIEEFCSDITILNRGKAVLQGDLNEIKKSYGRVNLFVKSDVDIASYIEEFGLRIVNKTPSEYHLKVKNEQQAMDFLAKLIGEKIPVVKFELREPSLHEIFIEKVGDVHEEK, encoded by the coding sequence ATGTCGTTACAAGTACAAAATTTAATGAAAAAGTATGGAGACAAGGTAGTTGTCGAAGATTTGAGTTTTGAGATTACAAAACCAGGAGTGTATGCTCTATTAGGTACGAATGGTGCAGGTAAAACAACCTCCCTACGTATTATCCTTGGTATGTTAGCTCATGACGGTGGCAAAGTACTTTGGAATGGAGCGCCACTTGACCCAGTGAAGGCAAACGTTGGATACCTTGCAGAGGAACGTGGTTTATATCCGAAATACTCATTACTTGACCAGTTATTGTATTTTGCAAAACTAAAGAATGTGCCTAAGAAAACAGCAATGGATCGAATCAAGTATTGGTCGGACCGTTTACAAGTGAATGAATATGTATTTCCACCTAAGATGAAAGGGAAGAAATCCAAAGCAAATAGAGCAGATCAATTATCAAAAGGTAATCAACAAAAAATCCAGCTGATGGCTGCGTTAATTTCAGATCCTAAGTTAATCATTTTAGATGAGCCATTAAGTGGTTTGGATCCAGTTAATACAGATTTATTCAAATCTATTATTCGTGAGCAGATAGCTCAGGATAAATATTTAATTATGTCAAGTCACCAGATGCCTACGATTGAAGAATTCTGTAGCGACATTACCATCTTAAATCGTGGTAAGGCAGTGTTGCAAGGAGATCTTAATGAAATTAAAAAGAGTTATGGTAGAGTTAATCTATTTGTAAAGAGTGATGTGGATATCGCTTCCTACATCGAAGAGTTTGGATTAAGAATTGTGAATAAAACACCAAGTGAATATCACTTAAAAGTTAAAAACGAGCAACAGGCAATGGATTTTCTTGCAAAACTTATCGGAGAGAAGATTCCGGTTGTAAAATTCGAGCTGCGCGAGCCATCGCTGCATGAAATATTCATAGAAAAGGTGGGAGATGTTCATGAAGAAAAGTAA
- a CDS encoding ATP-binding cassette domain-containing protein — protein sequence MKELLIKRKGKFIQYLAASFMFNIDRYVQMGIFALIMWAVEKGRDANYTVVVIITILASVYSAISFVVSRMLRIGYMRDTILDVRKRAFEKIMRMPFKQYSKKGKEIYLSNLINDINQFESDFFISFLNFLINIGMFVISFIILLFLDPILAAGMFGASVLIYLVSSIFSKKTVALKEEVSTSSEEFTQEISNTFHGLEILKLNRIEDKFLQKSLSSIRKVERKKCISSVFTEGQRNIIQILSFIVSSGVMVYLCINFKNGISLALATFIFQLASVMSFNLVEVFPLWNAMKASISIYHKITDDEVEDKEKKEEKVDERIHSFDFQNEIVVSDVTFAYDNKSILNHANFSIKKGKKYLIKGVSGAGKSTLMNLLSMTFDNYEGEIKVDGVEYKTMVEKTFHDKVAFIYQDVFLFEDTIRNNITLYKDLPKERVEFAAKACELDSVIADKKLGLDEPLSENGKNLSGGQRQRISIARAIAKQAEILFVDEGTSSLNEDLGKEIEKVFLSLSQTVIAISHRFYEGVTDQYDYVLEIKNGQILQYEAKEYFGEAVTC from the coding sequence TGATAAAGCGTAAGGGGAAGTTTATTCAATATTTAGCGGCATCCTTTATGTTTAACATTGACCGCTATGTTCAAATGGGGATATTTGCCCTCATTATGTGGGCAGTAGAAAAAGGTAGGGATGCCAACTATACGGTTGTAGTGATAATCACTATTTTAGCTTCCGTCTATAGTGCAATAAGTTTTGTGGTATCGCGTATGCTTCGAATTGGGTACATGCGAGATACCATACTGGATGTTAGAAAACGAGCATTTGAGAAAATTATGAGAATGCCTTTTAAGCAATATTCCAAAAAGGGAAAAGAAATTTATTTATCGAATTTAATTAATGACATCAATCAGTTTGAATCGGATTTCTTTATCAGTTTTTTAAATTTCTTGATTAATATTGGTATGTTTGTTATCAGTTTTATCATTTTATTATTTTTAGATCCAATTTTAGCGGCGGGGATGTTTGGAGCTTCTGTACTTATTTATCTGGTTTCAAGTATCTTTTCTAAAAAGACAGTGGCTTTAAAAGAGGAGGTATCGACATCTTCAGAAGAATTTACGCAAGAGATTTCAAATACCTTTCATGGACTTGAGATTCTTAAACTAAACCGAATTGAAGATAAGTTTTTACAAAAGAGTTTATCTTCGATTCGTAAAGTAGAACGAAAAAAATGTATCTCAAGCGTATTTACGGAGGGACAACGAAATATTATTCAAATACTTTCTTTTATTGTATCCAGTGGTGTTATGGTATATTTGTGTATTAACTTTAAAAATGGTATATCACTAGCGTTAGCAACGTTTATATTCCAGCTAGCAAGTGTTATGAGTTTTAATTTAGTGGAAGTCTTTCCTTTGTGGAACGCGATGAAAGCTTCGATAAGTATTTATCATAAGATTACGGATGATGAAGTAGAAGACAAAGAAAAGAAAGAAGAGAAAGTAGACGAACGCATTCATTCTTTCGATTTTCAGAACGAAATTGTTGTATCAGATGTTACATTTGCCTATGATAATAAATCAATCTTAAATCATGCAAACTTTTCGATTAAGAAGGGAAAGAAATACCTAATAAAAGGGGTAAGCGGTGCTGGTAAATCTACATTAATGAACTTGCTCTCTATGACATTTGATAATTATGAGGGTGAGATTAAGGTAGATGGGGTTGAGTATAAGACAATGGTTGAAAAAACCTTCCATGATAAAGTGGCATTCATCTACCAGGATGTATTTCTATTCGAGGATACCATTCGTAACAACATTACATTGTATAAGGATTTACCGAAAGAGCGCGTTGAATTCGCTGCAAAAGCCTGCGAATTAGATTCCGTCATAGCAGATAAAAAACTAGGATTAGATGAACCATTATCCGAAAATGGTAAGAATCTATCCGGTGGCCAAAGGCAGAGAATTTCGATTGCCCGCGCAATTGCAAAACAAGCGGAAATTTTATTTGTGGACGAGGGAACTTCAAGTCTTAACGAAGACTTAGGGAAAGAAATTGAAAAGGTATTCTTATCCCTATCTCAAACAGTAATTGCAATCAGCCATCGTTTTTACGAAGGAGTTACAGACCAATATGATTATGTACTTGAAATCAAGAATGGTCAGATTCTTCAGTATGAGGCAAAAGAATATTTTGGGGAGGCAGTGACATGTTAA